In Nymphaea colorata isolate Beijing-Zhang1983 chromosome 5, ASM883128v2, whole genome shotgun sequence, one genomic interval encodes:
- the LOC116254758 gene encoding protein NRT1/ PTR FAMILY 5.6-like, translated as MLDTKVTISAPSAMERSAEEGDEKERVHDSSVDYKGRIPRRSATGGWRASLFIIGIEFSERLSYYGIASNLIIYLNKVLHQDLKTAAKNVNDWVGVTTVVPLVGGFLADAYVGRFWMVLISSIVYLLGLSLLTLSELVPSLKPPPCSSSTSGSSAYYTCTKSLRTHKLAFFLALYLISLGTGGHKPSLESFGADQFDDNDDDERRKKVSFFNWWYFGLCSGVVLGVTLIVYVQDYVSWGAGFGVLAATTALAIVVLGFGVPFYRYRVPQGSTLTPMVQVLVAAMAKRKLPYPSDPSELHELETVPGRRRLRHTNRMRFLDKAAIVDQEALESSPAAANKGCHHLWRMATVTQVEETKQLLSMVPIWLCTLTFGVCISQGQTFFIKQGNLTNRYLTPHFQIPPASLLAFSASTMIIFVSFYDRLLVPFLRSLTGLDRGITVLQRIGTGMAICIATMTAAALAEKKRRDSDHVISVIWLVPQFVLLGVADVFTLVGLQEYFYDQVPDSMRSLGIAFYLSVVGVSSFISSLLITVVDSVTGRGGRKSWFGVDLNSSRLDYFYWLLAGLCAMNLCLYVLVARKYVYKTVERVQRGAVGDAIDEGGGGGRELRVIA; from the exons ATGCTTGATACCAAAGTTACCATTTCTGCACCATCAGCCATGGAGCGCTCTGCGGAAGAAGGAGATGAGAAGGAGAGGGTTCATGACTCGTCTGTTGATTACAAGGGGAGGATCCCCCGCAGGTCTGCTACTGGGGGTTGGAGGGCGTCACTCTTCATCATTG GGATTGAGTTTTCTGAGAGGCTAAGTTATTATGGTATCGCCTCAAACCTCATCATTTATCTGAACAaggtgcttcatcaagatctgAAGACAGCAGCGAAGAATGTGAATGATTGGGTTGGAGTTACCACTGTGGTGCCTCTTGTTGGTGGGTTTCTGGCTGATGCATACGTGGGTAGATTTTGGATGGTCCTGATTTCCTCCATAGTATATCTCCTG GGGTTGAGTCTGTTGACCCTATCCGAGTTGGTCCCATCTCTCAAGCCACCACCATGCAGCAGCAGTACTTCAGGCTCTTCAGCCTACTACACATGCACCAAATCTTTAAGGACCCACAAGCTGGCCTTTTTCTTGGCTCTGTACCTCATCTCCCTGGGCACCGGAGGCCACAAGCCATCGCTGGAGAGCTTTGGTGCAGACCAGTTTGATGACAACGACGACgacgagaggaggaagaaggtcTCCTTCTTCAACTGGTGGTACTTTGGTCTATGCAGTGGGGTCGTGCTCGGTGTGACTCTGATTGTCTATGTCCAAGACTATGTGAGTTGGGGCGCTGGGTTTGGTGTTCTTGCTGCTACCACTGCCTTAGCCATTGTGGTCTTGGGCTTTGGGGTGCCCTTTTACAGGTATAGGGTACCCCAAGGGAGCACACTGACCCCAATGGTGCAGGTCCTGGTTGCAGCCATGGCCAAGAGGAAGCTGCCTTACCCTTCTGACCCTTCTGAACTCCATGAATTGGAGACTGTACCAGGGAGGAGACGCCTGCGTCACACCAACAGGATGAG GTTCCTCGACAAAGCAGCCATCGTCGACCAAGAGGCACTGGAGAGCAGTCCAGCAGCAGCCAACAAGGGCTGCCACCATCTATGGCGGATGGCGACTGTCACCCAAGTGGAGGAAACGAAGCAGCTCCTCTCCATGGTGCCCATCTGGCTCTGCACTCTCACCTTTGGCGTCTGCATCTCACAGGGCCAGACCTTCTTCATCAAGCAGGGCAACCTCACCAACCGCTACCTCACGCCTCACTTCCAGATCCCCCCCGCCTCCCTTCTCGCCTTCTCCGCCTCCACCATGATCATATTCGTCTCCTTCTACGACCGCCTCCTCGTCCCTTTCCTCCGGAGCCTCACCGGTCTCGACCGCGGCATCACCGTCCTCCAGCGGATCGGCACCGGCATGGCCATTTGCATCGCCACCATGACCGCCGCCGCCCTCGCCGAGAAGAAGCGCAGGGACTCCGACCACGTCATCAGCGTGATCTGGCTCGTCCCTCAGTTCGTTCTTCTCGGCGTCGCCGACGTCTTCACCCTGGTGGGTCTGCAGGAATACTTCTACGATCAAGTCCCCGACTCCATGAGAAGCCTCGGGATCGCCTTCTACCTCAGTGTGGTCGGAGTCTCGAGCTTCATCAGCAGCCTGCTGATCACAGTCGTGGACTCGGTGACTGGTCGAGGAGGGAGGAAGAGCTGGTTCGGCGTGGACCTCAACAGCAGCAGACTTGACTATTTCTACTGGTTGTTGGCTGGTTTGTGCGCCATGAATCTTTGTCTCTATGTGCTTGTGGCGAGGAAGTATGTGTATAAGACAGTGGAAAGAGTCCAGAGAGGAGCGGTTGGGGACGCCATTGATGAaggtggcggtggtggtagGGAGTTGAGGGTGATAGCTTAG